A window of Psychroflexus sp. ALD_RP9 contains these coding sequences:
- a CDS encoding penicillin-binding protein 1A, with protein MTTKKKPSFKKYIIWFWGLFFGGISLVVLLFLLASWGVLGEMPTFEELENPETNLATEVISTDGKTLGKYFKENRTPIKYEDLPENLINALVATEDERFYQHSGIDARGTLRAVVFLGSQGGASTITQQLAKQLFTKIRSDNLAEAIIQKIKEWVIAVRLEEQYTKQEIITMYLNKFDFIYGAVGIRSAARIYFDKEPKELNIEESAVLVAMLKNPGLYNPLRERFKENALNRRNTVFSQMEKNGYITKKEKDSLQQLELVTNYSPEQHDDGVATYLRAYVQEFLKDWVKNNPKPNGELYNIYSDGLKVYTSIDYRMQTYAEDAVNRHMKKLQKEFNRQNKTNPTAPFRSVSKTEINQIINKSIKNSGRYKEMKRKGFSEEEILASFDKKREMRLFSWNGTIDTTLTPRDSIRYYKSFLNTGMMSMTPQTGEIKAWVGGINFKHFKYEHVKQAKRQVGSTFKPFVYATAIDQLHLSPCLELPNTKHTIPAGRHGVTEDWTPKNSGNEYGGVKTLKQALAESINTITARMIDRTGPENVLSLVDKLGVDTSNILPVAAIALGTPDLSVYEMVSAYSTFANKGVYVKPFVVERIEDKNGTIIYQHQPESRDVLNEESAYVTINLLEGVTRFGSGRRLRTNSNYLKNATHYKRAVTGYPYAFENAIAGKTGTTQNQSDGWFIGMVPNLATGVWVGGEERSVRFPSITYGQGATMALPIWGMYMKDIYADENLNISQEEFEKPEQLSIQIDCGTDNEDETEEDSRNKIELDF; from the coding sequence ATGACAACTAAAAAAAAACCAAGCTTTAAAAAATATATCATCTGGTTTTGGGGCTTATTCTTTGGCGGAATTAGCTTAGTGGTTTTATTATTTTTATTAGCTAGTTGGGGCGTTTTAGGAGAAATGCCAACCTTTGAAGAACTTGAAAATCCTGAAACAAATCTTGCAACCGAAGTTATTTCAACTGATGGTAAAACATTGGGTAAATACTTCAAAGAAAACAGAACGCCGATTAAATATGAAGACTTACCTGAAAACTTAATCAATGCTTTGGTGGCAACGGAAGATGAGCGTTTTTACCAACATTCTGGTATTGATGCTCGCGGGACTTTAAGAGCCGTAGTTTTTCTTGGTTCTCAAGGTGGTGCGAGTACAATTACGCAACAATTAGCTAAACAACTTTTTACTAAAATAAGGTCTGATAATTTAGCCGAAGCAATTATTCAAAAAATAAAAGAATGGGTAATTGCTGTTAGACTCGAAGAGCAATATACCAAACAAGAAATCATAACAATGTATTTAAATAAGTTTGATTTCATTTATGGTGCAGTGGGTATTCGTTCGGCGGCACGTATTTATTTTGATAAAGAACCAAAAGAACTTAATATAGAAGAGTCGGCTGTCTTAGTAGCAATGCTTAAAAACCCTGGTTTATACAATCCGCTTCGTGAAAGATTTAAAGAAAATGCTTTGAATCGTAGAAATACCGTCTTTAGCCAGATGGAAAAAAATGGCTACATCACTAAAAAAGAAAAAGATTCTCTACAACAATTAGAGCTAGTGACCAATTATTCGCCAGAACAACATGATGACGGAGTAGCAACATATCTAAGAGCTTATGTTCAGGAATTTCTAAAAGATTGGGTTAAAAATAACCCTAAACCAAATGGCGAATTGTATAATATTTATAGCGATGGCTTAAAAGTCTATACATCTATAGATTACCGCATGCAAACTTATGCTGAAGATGCCGTTAACCGCCATATGAAAAAGCTTCAAAAGGAATTTAACCGACAAAACAAAACCAATCCTACCGCACCTTTTAGAAGTGTGTCTAAAACTGAAATTAATCAAATAATTAATAAGTCTATCAAAAACTCAGGACGCTATAAAGAAATGAAACGTAAAGGTTTCAGCGAAGAAGAAATTTTAGCTAGTTTCGATAAAAAGCGTGAAATGCGTTTATTCTCTTGGAATGGAACAATAGACACTACATTAACACCAAGAGATTCTATCCGTTATTATAAATCTTTTTTAAATACCGGAATGATGTCTATGACACCACAAACAGGAGAAATTAAAGCTTGGGTAGGTGGTATTAATTTTAAGCATTTTAAATATGAACACGTTAAACAGGCAAAACGGCAAGTCGGTTCTACTTTTAAACCATTTGTATATGCAACCGCTATAGATCAATTACATTTATCACCTTGTTTAGAGTTGCCCAATACTAAACATACAATTCCGGCTGGTCGACATGGCGTAACAGAAGATTGGACCCCTAAAAATTCTGGTAATGAATATGGTGGTGTTAAAACGCTAAAGCAAGCTTTAGCAGAATCAATTAATACAATTACAGCAAGAATGATTGATCGTACAGGACCTGAAAATGTATTGAGTTTAGTTGATAAATTAGGTGTAGATACCTCTAACATTCTGCCGGTTGCCGCAATTGCTTTAGGTACACCTGATTTAAGTGTTTATGAAATGGTTTCAGCCTACTCAACCTTTGCTAATAAAGGTGTTTACGTTAAACCCTTTGTAGTCGAACGCATTGAAGATAAAAACGGAACCATTATTTATCAGCACCAACCTGAAAGTCGAGATGTACTTAATGAAGAATCGGCTTATGTTACCATCAACTTATTAGAAGGCGTTACACGTTTTGGTTCAGGTCGCCGTTTAAGAACTAATTCAAACTATCTTAAAAACGCAACGCATTATAAAAGAGCAGTCACAGGTTACCCATACGCGTTTGAAAATGCCATTGCGGGTAAAACAGGAACCACTCAAAATCAAAGTGATGGCTGGTTTATTGGTATGGTACCTAATCTAGCAACTGGCGTTTGGGTTGGTGGCGAAGAACGTTCTGTTCGTTTTCCTAGTATTACTTATGGTCAAGGCGCAACGATGGCTTTACCAATTTGGGGTATGTACATGAAAGATATTTATGCCGATGAAAATTTAAACATTTCACAAGAAGAGTTTGAAAAACCTGAACAACTGAGTATTCAAATTGACTGTGGAACTGATAATGAGGATGAAACAGAAGAAGATTCAAGAAATAAAATTGAATTAGATTTTTAA
- a CDS encoding ligase-associated DNA damage response exonuclease, whose protein sequence is MNSPLLVFNTKGIYCKIADVYLDPWKPVKNAIITHGHADHSRYGHQNYITHHDNIPIIKHRLGDISVTGKNYGESFSINNVKFTLYPAGHIIGSSQVRVEHKGEVWVFTGDYKTENDGVATPYEPIKCHTLITECTFGLPAFKWKPQAEVFKEINAWWQQNQSEGKTSILFGYSLGKAQRLLKFLDTDIGKIYTHGAIENMTEVIRDIVEMPETIKITRDIKKEELRGNIVLAPPSTHGSTWIRKMVPYVTASASGWMTFRGARRRRAIDKGFVLSDHCDWDGLLQAIKLSSCEKVICTHGYTSIFARYLTELGYDARTQETQYESSLDIDQ, encoded by the coding sequence ATGAATTCACCACTTTTAGTATTTAATACAAAAGGTATTTACTGTAAAATTGCCGATGTTTACCTTGACCCTTGGAAACCTGTTAAAAACGCTATAATCACTCATGGTCACGCTGACCATTCACGTTACGGCCACCAAAACTACATCACTCACCATGATAATATTCCGATTATTAAACACCGCTTAGGAGATATTTCTGTAACTGGTAAAAACTATGGTGAAAGCTTTAGCATCAATAACGTAAAATTTACGCTATATCCAGCTGGTCATATTATCGGAAGTTCACAAGTAAGAGTAGAACACAAAGGTGAAGTTTGGGTTTTTACAGGTGATTACAAAACTGAAAATGATGGTGTGGCCACACCTTACGAACCCATAAAATGCCATACGCTTATTACCGAGTGCACTTTTGGGCTACCTGCATTTAAATGGAAACCTCAAGCTGAAGTATTTAAAGAAATTAATGCGTGGTGGCAACAAAATCAATCCGAAGGTAAAACCTCAATTCTATTTGGCTACTCGTTAGGAAAAGCCCAGAGACTACTGAAATTTTTAGACACAGACATTGGTAAAATTTATACCCATGGTGCCATAGAAAACATGACAGAAGTTATTCGCGATATAGTTGAAATGCCAGAAACTATTAAAATAACAAGAGACATTAAAAAGGAAGAATTACGTGGTAATATTGTATTAGCACCTCCGAGTACTCACGGTAGTACTTGGATAAGGAAAATGGTGCCTTATGTAACTGCATCAGCAAGTGGTTGGATGACTTTTAGAGGTGCTCGCCGACGTCGAGCAATCGATAAAGGTTTTGTGCTAAGCGATCATTGTGATTGGGATGGTTTACTTCAAGCAATAAAACTTAGTAGTTGCGAAAAAGTGATTTGTACACATGGATATACCTCTATTTTTGCACGGTATCTTACAGAATTAGGTTATGATGCCAGAACCCAAGAAACCCAATATGAGTCAAGTTTAGATATTGATCAGTAA
- a CDS encoding HIT family protein: protein MATIFTKIINGEIPAYKIAENEDFLAFLDINPNAEGHTLCIPKKEVNKLFDLDDETYLELLKFTKKIAEALRKTINCKRIGMSVVGLEVPHVHVHLIPLNHMDDIRFDKKVKLTEAEFKTLAQRISAEVKL, encoded by the coding sequence ATGGCAACAATTTTTACTAAGATAATTAATGGCGAAATACCTGCTTACAAAATCGCTGAAAATGAAGACTTTTTAGCCTTTTTAGATATCAATCCTAATGCTGAAGGCCACACACTTTGTATACCCAAAAAAGAAGTTAACAAACTATTTGATTTGGATGATGAGACCTATTTAGAACTACTAAAATTCACAAAGAAAATAGCTGAAGCTTTACGTAAAACCATCAACTGCAAACGTATTGGGATGTCGGTTGTTGGTTTAGAAGTTCCGCACGTACATGTGCACTTAATTCCTTTAAACCATATGGACGATATTCGTTTTGATAAAAAAGTAAAACTTACTGAAGCCGAATTTAAAACACTTGCCCAACGCATTTCGGCAGAAGTTAAACTCTAG
- a CDS encoding GNAT family N-acyltransferase, whose protein sequence is MAIVTAKEISSALKLDQFGFLSNLIGQVVLNLTKLNQLNAIYDKYQHLDGVKFIDAVLIELDASFEIPEKDLKRIPKEGPFITVSNHPLGGIDGLILLKLILEQRPDYKIVANFLLHKLKPLKPYVMPVNPFETRKDIKSSVAGIRQALKQVNNGHPFGIFPAGEVSTRKESGLIVDKPWMPEAMRLVQKCQVPIIPIYFHAKNSPAFYKLAQISDNLRTAKLPSEMLSRPQRRSIKVRIGNAISLKEQNECESLDEFTNFIRRKTYMLANAYDKKKLLEHIPKQIKFPRSPRNIIDEVEVSAIQKEIDQCREDSKRLLQSNNYEVYLSEADVIPNILREIGRQREITFRSVGEGTNKSIDLDHYDHYYHHMFLWDSKAQRIAGAYRMGLGSKIFEQYGISGFYLNELFRFEPELYTIMSQSIEMGRAYITKDYQQKPMPLFLLWRGIVHCTLRYPEHKYLIGGVSISNKFSNFSKSMMIEFMKSNYYDPYMAQFVRPKKEFKVKLKDADKDFVFDATQANLNKFDKIIDEIEPDNLRLPVLIKKYIKQNAKVVAFNVDPMFNNSVDGLMYIRIEDIPESTVKPVMEEFQAELEQQNKEK, encoded by the coding sequence ATGGCCATAGTAACAGCAAAAGAAATTTCATCAGCACTTAAGTTAGACCAGTTTGGTTTTCTCAGCAACTTAATTGGGCAAGTGGTCTTAAACCTTACTAAGCTAAATCAGCTTAACGCTATTTACGATAAATATCAGCATCTAGATGGTGTAAAATTTATTGATGCTGTATTAATTGAGCTTGATGCATCATTTGAAATTCCTGAAAAAGATTTAAAACGAATTCCTAAAGAAGGTCCTTTTATTACCGTTTCTAATCATCCGCTTGGCGGAATTGATGGGTTAATTTTACTCAAATTAATTCTTGAACAACGTCCTGACTATAAGATTGTGGCTAATTTTTTACTGCACAAATTAAAGCCTCTGAAACCTTACGTCATGCCAGTTAATCCTTTCGAAACAAGAAAAGATATAAAATCAAGTGTCGCTGGAATCAGGCAAGCACTTAAACAAGTAAACAATGGGCATCCTTTTGGAATTTTTCCTGCAGGCGAAGTCTCCACACGGAAAGAATCAGGCTTGATTGTTGATAAACCATGGATGCCAGAAGCTATGAGGCTTGTACAAAAATGCCAAGTACCAATTATCCCAATTTATTTTCATGCTAAAAATAGTCCTGCATTTTATAAGCTAGCACAAATAAGTGATAATCTAAGAACAGCTAAACTACCTAGCGAAATGCTATCGAGACCTCAACGAAGAAGTATTAAAGTGCGAATCGGCAATGCTATTAGTTTAAAAGAACAAAATGAATGTGAAAGCTTAGATGAGTTTACTAACTTTATCAGGCGCAAGACCTATATGTTGGCGAATGCTTACGATAAAAAGAAGCTACTAGAACACATCCCAAAACAAATTAAATTTCCGCGTTCTCCAAGAAATATTATTGATGAGGTTGAAGTTAGCGCTATACAAAAAGAAATTGACCAATGTCGAGAAGACAGTAAACGTTTACTACAAAGTAATAATTACGAAGTTTACTTATCCGAAGCCGATGTAATTCCAAATATTTTACGCGAAATAGGTCGCCAACGAGAAATCACGTTTAGGTCGGTTGGGGAAGGCACTAATAAATCTATAGATTTAGACCATTACGACCATTACTACCACCACATGTTTTTATGGGACAGTAAAGCTCAACGCATTGCTGGTGCTTACCGTATGGGCTTAGGATCTAAAATATTTGAGCAATATGGCATTAGCGGCTTCTACCTTAACGAGCTTTTTAGGTTTGAACCTGAACTTTATACAATCATGAGCCAATCTATAGAAATGGGTCGCGCTTACATCACAAAAGATTATCAACAAAAACCAATGCCTTTATTTTTACTTTGGCGAGGTATTGTACACTGTACCTTACGTTACCCAGAACACAAGTATTTAATTGGTGGTGTTAGTATTAGTAATAAATTTTCAAACTTTTCTAAATCTATGATGATTGAGTTCATGAAATCAAATTATTATGACCCTTATATGGCTCAATTTGTAAGACCTAAAAAAGAATTTAAAGTCAAGTTAAAAGACGCCGACAAAGATTTTGTTTTTGATGCCACTCAAGCTAATCTTAATAAATTTGATAAAATAATTGATGAGATTGAACCCGATAATTTGAGGCTACCTGTTTTAATTAAAAAATACATCAAGCAAAACGCTAAAGTAGTGGCCTTTAACGTTGACCCAATGTTTAATAACTCTGTTGATGGCCTGATGTATATTCGAATTGAAGATATACCAGAAAGCACTGTAAAGCCTGTTATGGAAGAATTTCAGGCAGAATTAGAACAACAAAACAAAGAAAAATAA
- a CDS encoding CBS domain-containing protein codes for MKKREPVSKIMTENLVKLNIQDSLTKAESLFKKHKIRHIPVVKNEKVVGMLSYTDLMRISFADATDDDGEAVETTVYDMFSLEQVMTSNVEVIAHDANIKDAAEVFTKKEFHALPVVKEDSLVGIVTTTDMIKYLVEQY; via the coding sequence ATGAAAAAACGCGAACCAGTATCTAAAATAATGACTGAAAATCTTGTTAAACTAAATATTCAAGACTCACTAACTAAGGCTGAATCATTATTCAAAAAGCATAAAATTAGACATATTCCTGTCGTGAAAAATGAAAAAGTAGTTGGAATGTTAAGCTATACAGATTTAATGAGAATTTCTTTTGCTGATGCTACAGATGATGATGGCGAAGCAGTTGAAACAACCGTTTACGATATGTTTTCATTAGAACAGGTGATGACCAGTAATGTTGAAGTGATTGCTCACGACGCTAATATTAAAGATGCGGCTGAAGTATTTACCAAAAAAGAGTTTCATGCCTTGCCAGTAGTTAAAGAAGACAGCCTTGTAGGAATTGTTACAACAACTGATATGATTAAATATTTAGTTGAACAGTATTAA
- a CDS encoding cystathionine gamma-synthase translates to MSTFSLKNFNKTNFMKFNSKVIHGGQKDIDPAYGAVMPPIYQTSTYAQASPGQHKGFEYSRSANPTRTALEKALASIENGTHGLVFSSGLAAIDAVMKLLKPGDEVISTNDLYGGTYRLFNSIFKDFGIKFHFIGMSNPKTLASYINKNTKMIWVETPTNPMMNIIDIKAIAEITQKHHINLVVDNTFATAYLQHPLNLGADIVMHSATKYLGGHSDLVMGSLVTKDKQLAKKLSFIQNASGAIAGPMDSFLALRGIKTLHLRMQRHSENAKAIAEFLVQHPSVNHVYWPGLTSHPNHDIAKRQMKDFGGMVSFSMKGDNLNDAIKFLEQLKVFTLAESLGGVESLAGHPASMTHASIPKPEREKLGIVDSLIRLSVGIEDETDLVADLEQALNF, encoded by the coding sequence ATTTCGACTTTCAGCTTAAAGAACTTTAATAAAACTAATTTTATGAAATTTAACTCCAAAGTGATTCATGGCGGCCAAAAGGATATTGATCCTGCGTATGGTGCAGTAATGCCACCTATTTACCAAACCTCAACCTATGCACAAGCTTCGCCAGGTCAACATAAAGGTTTTGAGTATTCTAGAAGTGCCAACCCAACACGAACAGCGCTTGAAAAAGCTTTGGCTTCAATAGAAAACGGTACACATGGCCTAGTTTTTAGTTCGGGACTTGCAGCTATAGATGCGGTAATGAAGCTTTTAAAACCTGGTGATGAAGTAATTTCAACAAATGATTTATATGGTGGGACTTACCGTTTATTTAATTCCATTTTTAAAGATTTTGGTATCAAATTTCATTTTATTGGGATGAGCAATCCCAAAACTCTGGCCTCTTATATTAACAAAAACACAAAAATGATTTGGGTTGAAACTCCTACTAACCCAATGATGAATATTATTGATATAAAAGCTATAGCTGAAATTACGCAAAAGCATCATATTAATTTAGTGGTTGACAATACCTTTGCAACGGCTTACCTTCAACATCCTCTAAATTTAGGTGCCGATATTGTCATGCACAGTGCAACCAAATATCTTGGTGGACATTCGGATCTTGTTATGGGTTCTCTTGTTACCAAAGATAAACAACTCGCTAAAAAACTCTCTTTTATTCAAAATGCTAGCGGTGCCATTGCTGGTCCTATGGATAGTTTTTTAGCACTTAGAGGCATTAAAACCTTACATTTACGCATGCAACGCCATTCTGAAAACGCAAAAGCAATTGCTGAGTTTTTAGTACAACATCCTAGTGTAAATCACGTTTATTGGCCTGGCTTAACATCGCATCCGAATCATGACATTGCGAAACGCCAAATGAAAGATTTTGGTGGTATGGTTTCGTTTTCTATGAAAGGTGATAATCTTAACGATGCCATTAAATTTTTAGAACAGTTGAAGGTTTTTACTTTAGCTGAATCTCTTGGTGGCGTAGAGTCTTTAGCTGGACATCCGGCAAGCATGACGCATGCTTCTATACCAAAGCCAGAGCGCGAAAAATTAGGTATTGTAGATTCGTTAATTAGGTTAAGTGTTGGGATTGAAGATGAAACAGATTTAGTAGCCGATTTAGAGCAAGCTTTAAATTTTTAA
- a CDS encoding CIA30 family protein, with translation MKLFFLLLITSLMQTQNYDFSTPKYQNSKYWQIVNDAVMGGISTSKYTFTKDALLFTGQVSLENNGGFCMLQFTPEEVSTKDIETVTVMVKSAPTTYQLRLKSSRSQSYNYHQSFKTNGEWQKISFKLSEFKPQFRGRQLDLPNFDASSIQEISILIGNKKPEKFQLELKEISFQ, from the coding sequence ATGAAATTATTCTTTTTACTTTTAATTACAAGCCTCATGCAAACTCAAAACTACGACTTTTCGACACCAAAATACCAAAATTCTAAGTATTGGCAGATTGTTAATGATGCTGTAATGGGTGGTATTTCTACAAGCAAATACACATTTACAAAAGATGCTTTATTATTTACTGGCCAAGTGAGTTTAGAAAATAATGGTGGCTTTTGCATGTTACAATTTACACCTGAAGAGGTTTCCACAAAAGATATAGAGACAGTTACTGTAATGGTAAAGTCAGCTCCTACAACTTATCAACTTCGATTAAAATCATCGCGCAGTCAATCCTACAATTATCATCAGAGTTTTAAGACTAATGGCGAATGGCAAAAAATAAGCTTTAAGCTAAGTGAGTTTAAACCTCAATTTAGAGGTCGCCAACTAGATTTACCAAACTTTGATGCTTCAAGCATTCAAGAAATTTCTATTTTAATCGGTAATAAAAAACCAGAAAAATTTCAATTAGAACTTAAAGAAATATCATTTCAATAA
- a CDS encoding DNA-3-methyladenine glycosylase: protein MPNRHKLTQSYFLNSDVVSLAKQLLGCYIHTRINGKYCSGIITETEAYAGKNDKACHAHLGRFTERTKVMYEKGGIAYVYLCYGIHHLFNIVTNSAGNADAILIRAAEPTEGVEHMLERRNKLKLTPQLTSGPGNFTKAFGITKQHNGLAVTEHQIWLSQGTPITKKDIVKTPRIGIDYAEEDALLPWRFYLKENKFVSKKSHS from the coding sequence ATGCCAAACCGCCATAAATTAACACAATCTTACTTTTTGAATAGTGATGTAGTAAGCTTAGCCAAACAGCTATTGGGTTGTTACATCCACACAAGAATAAATGGAAAGTATTGTTCTGGTATCATCACAGAAACTGAAGCCTATGCTGGTAAAAATGATAAAGCTTGTCATGCCCATTTAGGCCGATTTACCGAGCGAACAAAAGTCATGTATGAAAAAGGTGGTATAGCTTATGTTTATCTTTGTTATGGGATTCATCATTTATTTAATATTGTTACCAATTCAGCTGGGAATGCCGATGCAATTTTAATCAGGGCTGCCGAACCAACTGAAGGCGTTGAGCACATGTTAGAGCGTCGAAATAAATTAAAACTTACACCACAATTAACCTCAGGTCCAGGTAATTTTACTAAAGCATTTGGCATTACAAAACAACATAACGGCTTGGCAGTTACAGAGCACCAAATTTGGTTGAGTCAAGGTACTCCAATTACTAAAAAAGATATCGTAAAGACACCACGTATTGGAATTGATTACGCCGAAGAAGACGCTTTACTGCCTTGGCGGTTTTATCTTAAAGAAAATAAGTTTGTATCTAAAAAAAGTCACTCTTAA
- a CDS encoding ligase-associated DNA damage response DEXH box helicase translates to MSDFKLFENWFAKQSWKPFQFQTDTWQAFAEGKHGLLNAPTGSGKTYALWVPIIQEIIQNSNSPKGLQAVWITPLRALSQEIRQSAERLITDLDLNLSVGIRTGDTSQKERQRQKRQMPHLLITTPESLQLLLASKNYPKTFKNCRAVVVDEWHELLGTKRGVQMELALSRLKVIQQALKIWGISATIGNLEQARDVLLGLNSSTQNASVLIKAQLHKSIEVKSLIPKEMERFPWRGHIGLHLIDDVVKIIKQSKTTLLFTNTRSQCEIWFQKILEKYPEFAGEFAMHHGSINKDTRLWVEQAIRNESLKAVVCTSSLDLGVDFAPVETIVQIGGPKGVARFVQRAGRSGHQPGKTSRIYFLPTHAIELVEAAALQKAVQQDYVEDRMPYLNSFDVLVQYLTTLAVSDGFYPKDIYPEIKSTFCFQAMTEDNWRWALNFITKGGESLQNYDEYHKVEIEEDGKFKVNNRGIAMRHRLQIGTIVSDQVLSVKYLKGGFIGTIEEWFISKLQPGDVFTFAGRNLELVRIKQMHVLVRKSTKKTSKIPSWMGGRLSLSSQMSELLKAELYNYQTSTAEEIKALAPVLQTQAEVSSVPKQHQFLIEVFKTREGYHHLFYPFEGRFVHEAMGSLLAYRMSLLQPISFSLAFNDYGFELLSNQPVDLQEVVDNNLFSPTYVLDDLQKSLNATEMARRKFRDIAVIAGLVFTGYPNKQLKSKHLQSSSQLIFDVFKDFEPDNPLFKQAMTETFEFSLEHGRLQQALEHISTQEILVKQCQQPTPFSFPIITDRLREKLSSEKLEDRIQAMLKKLRK, encoded by the coding sequence ATGAGCGATTTTAAGCTTTTTGAAAATTGGTTTGCTAAACAATCTTGGAAGCCATTTCAATTTCAAACCGACACTTGGCAAGCTTTTGCTGAAGGGAAACATGGTTTATTAAATGCGCCAACAGGTAGTGGTAAAACCTACGCACTTTGGGTGCCTATTATTCAAGAAATTATTCAAAATTCTAATTCACCTAAAGGCTTACAAGCGGTTTGGATTACACCTTTACGCGCTTTGTCGCAAGAAATACGGCAATCGGCTGAACGTTTAATTACTGACTTAGACTTAAATCTTAGCGTTGGTATACGAACAGGTGATACCAGCCAGAAAGAACGGCAACGCCAAAAACGACAAATGCCTCATCTTTTAATCACGACGCCCGAAAGTCTTCAATTACTGTTAGCTTCTAAAAATTACCCTAAAACCTTTAAAAACTGTCGGGCTGTTGTTGTTGATGAATGGCACGAACTTTTAGGCACCAAACGTGGCGTCCAAATGGAATTGGCATTATCACGACTTAAAGTTATACAACAAGCACTCAAAATTTGGGGTATTTCAGCCACAATTGGCAACTTAGAGCAAGCAAGAGATGTGCTTTTAGGTTTAAATTCTTCAACCCAAAACGCCTCTGTTTTAATTAAAGCACAACTTCATAAATCGATTGAAGTTAAAAGTTTAATTCCAAAAGAAATGGAACGCTTCCCTTGGCGTGGGCATATCGGACTTCATTTAATAGATGATGTGGTTAAGATTATCAAACAATCAAAAACCACTTTACTATTTACAAACACACGTTCCCAATGTGAAATTTGGTTTCAAAAGATTTTAGAAAAATATCCAGAGTTTGCAGGCGAATTTGCCATGCACCATGGTAGTATTAACAAAGACACGAGATTATGGGTAGAGCAAGCGATTAGAAACGAGAGTTTAAAAGCCGTTGTTTGCACCTCAAGTCTAGATTTAGGAGTCGATTTTGCACCAGTTGAAACTATTGTTCAAATTGGAGGCCCAAAAGGCGTTGCTAGATTTGTTCAACGAGCTGGCCGAAGTGGTCACCAGCCAGGAAAAACCAGTCGTATTTACTTTTTACCAACACATGCTATAGAATTGGTAGAAGCTGCAGCCTTACAAAAAGCAGTACAACAAGATTATGTTGAAGACCGCATGCCTTACCTAAACAGTTTTGATGTTCTCGTTCAGTATTTAACCACTTTAGCTGTATCTGATGGCTTTTATCCGAAGGATATTTATCCTGAAATTAAATCGACTTTTTGTTTTCAAGCCATGACAGAAGATAATTGGCGCTGGGCCTTGAATTTTATTACCAAAGGTGGTGAAAGTTTGCAAAACTACGATGAATACCACAAGGTAGAAATTGAAGAAGATGGCAAATTTAAAGTCAATAATCGCGGTATTGCTATGCGGCATCGACTGCAAATAGGAACTATAGTAAGCGATCAGGTTTTAAGTGTAAAGTATCTTAAAGGTGGTTTTATCGGTACTATAGAAGAGTGGTTTATTTCTAAACTTCAACCAGGGGATGTATTTACATTTGCAGGCCGAAATTTAGAATTAGTTCGGATCAAACAAATGCATGTTTTAGTGCGAAAATCAACCAAAAAAACTTCAAAAATTCCGAGTTGGATGGGCGGCCGATTGAGCCTATCTTCTCAAATGAGTGAACTTTTAAAAGCTGAATTGTATAACTACCAAACTTCAACTGCTGAAGAAATAAAAGCCTTAGCACCGGTTTTACAAACTCAGGCTGAAGTATCTTCGGTTCCCAAGCAACATCAGTTTTTAATTGAAGTCTTCAAAACACGCGAAGGTTACCACCATTTATTTTATCCCTTCGAAGGTCGTTTTGTGCATGAAGCCATGGGCAGTTTATTAGCCTATCGTATGAGCTTGTTGCAACCTATCAGCTTTTCGTTGGCCTTTAACGATTACGGCTTTGAGTTGCTCTCGAATCAACCTGTAGATCTGCAAGAGGTTGTAGACAATAATTTATTTTCACCAACCTATGTGCTAGACGATTTACAGAAAAGTTTAAACGCCACCGAAATGGCTCGCCGAAAGTTTAGAGATATTGCTGTTATTGCCGGACTTGTGTTTACGGGTTATCCTAATAAGCAACTCAAGAGCAAACATTTACAATCTAGCTCACAGCTTATTTTTGATGTATTTAAGGACTTTGAACCTGACAATCCCTTATTTAAACAAGCCATGACCGAAACCTTTGAATTTTCATTGGAGCATGGTCGTTTGCAACAAGCTTTAGAACACATCAGCACCCAAGAAATTTTGGTAAAGCAATGTCAACAACCTACGCCTTTTTCGTTTCCTATCATCACCGATCGCTTACGTGAAAAACTATCCTCTGAAAAGCTAGAAGACCGCATTCAAGCCATGCTGAAGAAGTTAAGGAAGTAA